GACCAAGGTTGCGGAACAGCGTCTCGGAATAGCCGTCCTCTTGCAGGAAGTGGAACCGCTTTTCGCCGATATTCGCGCGCCGCAGCGCCTTTTCGTAGGACTTGGCAAAGGGCGGCTCGATCTTGAACGACTGACGGCCCAGCATCAACGACCGGCCCGAAGGCCGGAAGCGAGTGGAAAGATCCACCAATTGCTGAAACAGGGTGCAGTCGACGCCCATGATCAATTAGCCCCCTACGACCCAGCGCGCATAAGCCCCGCCGAAAGCACCGTATTGCGCGAAGAATGCCACGATCACGACCCAAGCCAGCGACAGCGGCAGGAACACTTTCCAGCCAATGCGCATCAACTGGTCGTAGCGGTAGCGCGGCACGATGGCCTTCACCATGGCAAACATGAAGAAGAAGAACGCCATTTTGCCAACCATCCACAGCGGGCCATCTGGCAGGAACGGGATCGGGGACAACCAGCCACCGAAGAACAGCAGTGTGATCAGCGCGCACATCAGGAAGATCGCAATGTACTCACCGGCCATGAACAGAAGGAACGGCGTTGAGGAATATTCAACCTGATAGCCCGCAACCAGCTCCGATTCAGCTTCCGGAAGGTCGAATGGCGGGCGGTTGGTTTCGGCCAAGGCGCTGATAAAGAACAAGAAAACCATCGGGAAATGCGGCAGCCAGTACCAGCTGAAGAAGCCGTAATCGCCGTCCTGCGCGCGGACAATGTCACCGAAGTTCAAAGAACCGGTCGACAGCACAACTCCGATAATAATCAGGCCGATGGAAACCTCATAGGAGATCATCTGCGCCGCAGAGCGCAAGCAGCCAAGGAACGGGTACTTGGAGTTCGAGGCCCAGCCACCCATGATCACACCGTAGACTTCGAGCGAACCAATGGCGAAAACATAGAGAATGGCGACGTTCAGATCGGCCAGAACCCAAGTGTCGTTGAACGGGATGACCGCCCAAGAGATGATCGCAAGCACGAAGGCCAGCATCGGGGCCAGCATGAACACGAACTTGTCGGCACCTGCGGGGATGACGATCTCTTTAACCACGTATTTCAGCGCGTCGGCCACCGATTGCAGCAGCCCGAAGACCCCCACGACGTTTGGCCCCCGCCGCATCTGGACAGCCGCCCAGATTTTGCGGTCGCCATAGACGAGGAACAGCAGAGAAATCATCACAAAGGCGATCATTGCCAAGCATTGGGCGACGATGATCAGGGTGATCCCCAGTCCAGAAGAAAGAAAGTCAGCCATGGTCCCTCAAACTGTTGGTATGCCGGTTTCGGCACATTCTGCGACGGCCACTTCGGCGTCGATTGTTTGCAATCCGTCGGGCAGCGCAGCCGAGATGGTGTAAACCGCATCTCCGGCCCAAAGGCCACCCTCTTCCTGTACGTTTGTGCGCACATGGCGCGCAAATCCGAAGCCCCGGATCAGTGCATACTGCGCCGCGGCGCATTTTCCGTAGTCCGCCACATCGGCCTTAGTCCGCGCGCCCTTCATCCGCACCAGAAAACTGACGAGGTCATCGTCAAGCCGTCTGGTTTCAATGCCAAGATACTCCGGCGCAAAATACTCCTGCGGCGGGCCCTCGGTCGGGGTGCAGGCCGCTAACATGGCTGCCCCCAGAAAGGATATGCGCGTGCGCATGTCACGTTACTCCGCCGCCATCGCGGTACTGGCCCGCGCTTTGGCATTTGCCGACAGCTCGGCCATCAATTCAGAGGCGCGTGCGATCGGGTTGGTCAGGTAGAAGTCTGTCAGAGCAAGGCGGAAGTCGGCTTTGCCCATTTTCTTGGCTTTAAGCGGCGTCCACGTATTCTCCGGCACGACGTCAACGCCGAGCAGATGCGGAACCTCGGCCACCAGTGCCTTACGCAACTGCGCCAAGCTGTCATACGGCAACGCTGCGCCCAGTTCGGCGGACAAGGCGCGCAAGATGGCCCAATTGTCCTTCGCCTCGCCCGGGGCAAAGCCCGCACGCAGCGCCAGTTGTGGGCGGCCTTCGGTGTTGACGAACAACGCCTGCTCTTCGGTATAGGCAGCCCCCGGCAAGATGATGTCGGCACGGTGCGCGCCACGATCCCCGTGGGAGCCTTGGTAGATCACGAACGGGCCTGCATCGATGTCGACCTCGTCCGCACCGAGGTTGTAGATCACCTCTGCGTCCTTGATCCCGTCCATGCCAGCGTCGTTCACTGCGCCCACGTCCATTGCGCCTACACGGCCAGCGGCGGTGTGCAGCACCATGAATTTGGAGTTGGTCTTGCCAGCCAGCTCCATCGCATTGGCCAGAACAGCAGCGCCATCGGCCTCGGTCAAGGCGCCCATGCCAACGATGATGATCGACGGTTCGTCCAGAACCTTGTCGAACTTGTGGCTCAGCAGGCCTTCGAGCGCGGCGCGGTCGGTACCGACATGCGCATATTCATAAGTCAAATCAGCGGCTTCGCCGACCAGACCCACATTTGCGCCGTGGATCCAAGCCTTGCGGATACGAGCGTTGAGCACGGGGGCTTCGATGGCGGGGTTGGTGCCAATCAGCTGTATGTGTTTCGCACTGTCGATATCCTCGATACGCGCGGTTCCGACATAGGCCGAACGGTTGTCAGCAGGCAGCTTCGCACCATCGGTGCGGCATTCAACAACGCCGCCTTGGCCTTCGATCATCTGCTTCAGGGCAAATGCGGCTTCGACAGGAGCCAGATCACCCACCAGACCGGCCAGCTTCTTGCCTTTCATGGCTTTGGCCGCTGCTTCCAATGCTTCGCCCCACCCTGCTTTGCGCAGTTTGCCATTTTCACGGATGTAAGGCGTGTCCAGACGCTGGCGGCGCAGGCCGTCCCAGACGAAACGGGTTTTGTCGGAAATCCACTCTTCGTTCACGCCGTCATGGTTGCGTGGCAGGAAGCGCATGACTTCGCGGCCTTTGGTATCCACGCGGATGCTGGAGCCAAGCGCGTCCATCACGTCGATGCTTTCGGTCTTGGTCAACTCCCAAGGGCGGGCGGTGAAGGCGTAAGGCTTCGAGACCAGCGCGCCAACTGGGCACAGGTCAATGATGTTGCCTTGCAAGTTGGAGTTCAGTGTCTCGCCCAGATAGGAGGTGATCTCCGCATCTTCACCGCGGCCGGTCTGGCCCATCTGCGTGATGCCTGCGACCTCGGTCGTGAAGCGCACGCAGCGGGTGCAGGAGATGCAGCGGGTCATATGAGTTTCGACCAAAGGGCCAAGGTCCAGATCGTCCGTCGCGCGTTTGGGTTCGCGGTAGCGCGAGAAGTCAACGCCATACGCCATCGCTTGGTCTTGCAGGTCGCACTCGCCGCCTTGGTCGCAAATCGGGCAATCCAGCGGGTGGTTGATCAGCAGGAATTCCATCACCCCTTCGCGGGCCTTCTTGACCATGGGCGAGTTGGTTTTCACCACCGGTGGCTGGCCTTCAGGGCCGGGGCGCAAGTCTTTGACTTGCATGGCGCAGGACGCCGCAGGCTTTGGCGGGCCGCCAACGACTTCGACCAGACACATGCGGCAGTTGCCGGCGATGGTCAGGCGCTCGTGATAGCAAAAACGCGGAACCTCGACCCCTGCTTGCTCGCAAGCTTGGATCAGGGTCATCGCCCCCTCACACTCGACCTCTTTGCCGTCGATGATAACTTTCTTTAGGTCGCTCATGCGTTACTCCGCAGCCACTTGGCAGCCATGTGTTTTCCACATGGTCGCATCTTTCAAATAGTCCCAGCCGAAGGCGTCGGGGCTGTCGCCCTGCTCCCTCAGCATCTCAAGTCTTTCCAGCGCCTCGTCCAGTGTCGGTGTGTGCCCTTCCGGCACCCACCACATAACGAAGTGCATTTTGCCTAGCACCTCGAACCAGTCTTGGCGCTTTTCGTAGAATTTCTTGTGCAGTGTGCCCCAGACAAACGTCTCTAGGCTGGCCGCGTCTTCCCACACGGTCAGGTTCGGCACGTAAAGCGGATCGCCTGCAATCGCGTGTTCCGTTGCCCCCGGAGAGCCGGAGCCTTCCAGCATCCACACGAAACCGGGCATACGTTTTCCCAGAGTGTTGATCCGCTCGATATTGTCGATGAACTCGGCCACGCGCGGGTCACCCACTGGGGCGATCAGCTTGCCGACGTTCAATTCTGCCAGATGGTGTCCCTTCATTTCGGCACCTCCACCAGCAAGGACCCGATCTCGGTGCCTTCGGACATCTCGGCACGGCCAGCGGCGCAGACGGCATCACCCGACGCGCCCTCAAGCTGGTGCTTGTCCATGAAGGCCTGTTGCACGGCGCTCAGGCGGTCCTCGCCGCTTTCCATCTGCGCGGACGGATCGTTTGGATCAAACCCGTCGGCTTCCAGCTTACCCAGCAGCGCTTCGGAAGCTTGAACAACCGCTACCGGATCAACGCTCAACTCCGCGCAAGACAGAGCCAACGCTTGCGCGGCAGAGGTCGCCACAAGAGCAGACACGAAATAGTCGGGCATCATGCGCGTCTCGGACATCGCAGGCGCAGCCGCCAGACTGGCGGCAGCGGCGAAGGGTCCGAATTTCACTACGCTCGACATTCTCATTCCATTCTACCGCGCGATGCAACGCGCGTTGAACACCAGTTTGTCACCGTCTTGGGTGAAGGCCCAATCGTCACTTACGGAGCTGATCTGCCAGTCCGCATCAGACCCGCCAAAGTTCAGCAGGCAATATTTGGTTGCCTCGAACCGAACGCTTTCGCGCACCTCTTCGACGCCTGCACCGTTGTTAACAACCGCGATGCTGATATCGCGCTTATCCTCGCCAGAGGACAACTTGGCCTTGAACGGCAGCGCACGCTCGCTTTCGGCGTTGCGCGACTTGTCACGGCTCAGCAGCCCGCAAGAAGCAACGCTGAGAGACAGTGCTGTTATCAAGGCGATGCGGATCATGTTCTGAGCCCCGATCCGTCAATGACCTGATCGCTTTCCAGAACGCCTACGCAGAACACATTCACCGTCAGCAAGCCATCGGCACGGGTGCGAGTGTCCGGAATGGCGCTTTCACCGTCTTGGCACGCGATCTCCATCGCGCGGACAACAGCGCGGTTTTCGTCTGCCGCAGGGATCGCCTCGCCGTCTTTGTAACGCAGAACAACACGGGTCGTGTCACCCGCACGGGCTGCTTCGACGATGTCGATTGGTGGGCCTTTGGGCTTCTCGGTGACCGCTCCGGGTGGCACACAAGCGGCAAGCAAGGCCGCAACGGGGATCAGGGTCAGAGCGCGCATCATTCTGCCGCCACCGCCGACACACGGCCGGTCTTCTGATGCTTGATGCGGTCTTCGATCTCGTTGCGGAAGTGGCGCACCAAACCTTGGATCGGCCAAGCAGCGGCGTCACCCAAGGCGCAAATGGTGTGGCCCTCGACCTGCTTGGTCACGTCGAGCAACATGTCAATCTCTTCAACCTCAGCCTCGCCCGTCACCAGACGATCCATCACGCGCATCATCCAGCCGGTGCCTTCGCGACACGGCGTACACTGACCGCAAGATTCGTGTTTGTAGAACTTCGACAGCCGCCAGATTGCTTTGATGATGTCGGTGCTTTCGTCCATGACGATCACCGCTGCGGTGCCAAGGCCCGAACGTTGCTCGCGCAGCCAGTCGAAATCCATGATGGCTTCTTTTTCCATAATCTCCGCAGGCAGGCAGGGCACGGAGGAGCCACCCGGAATAACTGCTTTCAGGTTTGACCACCCGCCACGAATGCCACCGCAGTGACGGTCGATCAGCTCTTTGAAGGAGATCGACATCGCCTCTTCAACCACGCACGGGTTGTTCACATGTCCCGAGATCGCGAACAGCTTGGTGCCCGCATTGTTCGGACGCCCGAAGCTGGAAAACCACTCGCCACCGCGCCGCAGAATGGTCGGCACAACCGCAATGGATTCCACGTTGTTCACTGTAGTCGGGCAGCCATAAAGGCCAGCGCCCGCAGGAAATGGCGGCTTCATGCGCGGCATGCCTTTGCGGCCCTCAAGGCTTTCCAGCAGCGCGGTTTCTTCGCCGCAGATATACGCCCCTGCCCCGTGGTGCAGATACAGATCAAAATCCCAACCGGACTTGGCTGCGTTCGGGCCCAGCAGGCCGGCCTCGTAACATTCGTCGATGGCGTTTTGCAGCGCCTCTTTCTCACGAATGTATTCGCCGCGAATGTAGATGTAGCAGGCGTTCGCATTCATCGCGAAAGAGGCGATCAGCGCGCCCTCGATCAGCGTGTGCGGGTCATGGCGCATAATCTCGCGGTCTTTGCAGGTGCCCGGCTCTGACTCGTCGGCGTTGATCACCAGATAGGCTGGGCGGCCATCGCTTTCCTTGGGCATGAAGGACCACTTCAATCCGGTGGGGAACCCCGCGCCGCCACGGCCACGCAGGCCGCTGGCCTTCATTTCCTCAACGATCTTGTCGCGGCCACGTTTGATGATGGCAGCGGTGCCATCCCAGTGCCCACGGGCCATCGCGCCTTTAAGGGAGCGGTCATGCATCCCGTAAAGGTTGGTAAAGATGCGGTCCTTGTCTGCCAACATAGCTTTCGCGTCCTGTCTGCTCTTCATGTGCG
Above is a window of Litoreibacter janthinus DNA encoding:
- the nuoH gene encoding NADH-quinone oxidoreductase subunit NuoH: MADFLSSGLGITLIIVAQCLAMIAFVMISLLFLVYGDRKIWAAVQMRRGPNVVGVFGLLQSVADALKYVVKEIVIPAGADKFVFMLAPMLAFVLAIISWAVIPFNDTWVLADLNVAILYVFAIGSLEVYGVIMGGWASNSKYPFLGCLRSAAQMISYEVSIGLIIIGVVLSTGSLNFGDIVRAQDGDYGFFSWYWLPHFPMVFLFFISALAETNRPPFDLPEAESELVAGYQVEYSSTPFLLFMAGEYIAIFLMCALITLLFFGGWLSPIPFLPDGPLWMVGKMAFFFFMFAMVKAIVPRYRYDQLMRIGWKVFLPLSLAWVVIVAFFAQYGAFGGAYARWVVGG
- the nuoG gene encoding NADH-quinone oxidoreductase subunit NuoG, with product MSDLKKVIIDGKEVECEGAMTLIQACEQAGVEVPRFCYHERLTIAGNCRMCLVEVVGGPPKPAASCAMQVKDLRPGPEGQPPVVKTNSPMVKKAREGVMEFLLINHPLDCPICDQGGECDLQDQAMAYGVDFSRYREPKRATDDLDLGPLVETHMTRCISCTRCVRFTTEVAGITQMGQTGRGEDAEITSYLGETLNSNLQGNIIDLCPVGALVSKPYAFTARPWELTKTESIDVMDALGSSIRVDTKGREVMRFLPRNHDGVNEEWISDKTRFVWDGLRRQRLDTPYIRENGKLRKAGWGEALEAAAKAMKGKKLAGLVGDLAPVEAAFALKQMIEGQGGVVECRTDGAKLPADNRSAYVGTARIEDIDSAKHIQLIGTNPAIEAPVLNARIRKAWIHGANVGLVGEAADLTYEYAHVGTDRAALEGLLSHKFDKVLDEPSIIIVGMGALTEADGAAVLANAMELAGKTNSKFMVLHTAAGRVGAMDVGAVNDAGMDGIKDAEVIYNLGADEVDIDAGPFVIYQGSHGDRGAHRADIILPGAAYTEEQALFVNTEGRPQLALRAGFAPGEAKDNWAILRALSAELGAALPYDSLAQLRKALVAEVPHLLGVDVVPENTWTPLKAKKMGKADFRLALTDFYLTNPIARASELMAELSANAKARASTAMAAE
- a CDS encoding DUF3291 domain-containing protein, with amino-acid sequence MKGHHLAELNVGKLIAPVGDPRVAEFIDNIERINTLGKRMPGFVWMLEGSGSPGATEHAIAGDPLYVPNLTVWEDAASLETFVWGTLHKKFYEKRQDWFEVLGKMHFVMWWVPEGHTPTLDEALERLEMLREQGDSPDAFGWDYLKDATMWKTHGCQVAAE
- a CDS encoding DUF5333 family protein; amino-acid sequence: MSSVVKFGPFAAAASLAAAPAMSETRMMPDYFVSALVATSAAQALALSCAELSVDPVAVVQASEALLGKLEADGFDPNDPSAQMESGEDRLSAVQQAFMDKHQLEGASGDAVCAAGRAEMSEGTEIGSLLVEVPK
- the nuoF gene encoding NADH-quinone oxidoreductase subunit NuoF, producing the protein MLADKDRIFTNLYGMHDRSLKGAMARGHWDGTAAIIKRGRDKIVEEMKASGLRGRGGAGFPTGLKWSFMPKESDGRPAYLVINADESEPGTCKDREIMRHDPHTLIEGALIASFAMNANACYIYIRGEYIREKEALQNAIDECYEAGLLGPNAAKSGWDFDLYLHHGAGAYICGEETALLESLEGRKGMPRMKPPFPAGAGLYGCPTTVNNVESIAVVPTILRRGGEWFSSFGRPNNAGTKLFAISGHVNNPCVVEEAMSISFKELIDRHCGGIRGGWSNLKAVIPGGSSVPCLPAEIMEKEAIMDFDWLREQRSGLGTAAVIVMDESTDIIKAIWRLSKFYKHESCGQCTPCREGTGWMMRVMDRLVTGEAEVEEIDMLLDVTKQVEGHTICALGDAAAWPIQGLVRHFRNEIEDRIKHQKTGRVSAVAAE